The following proteins come from a genomic window of Mucinivorans hirudinis:
- a CDS encoding Thiamine-monophosphate kinase — protein sequence MQTRTQIAELGKVNFIEKLTSPFAIEADDAAILDNNRVIASDMLLEGVDFDLQYTPLEHLGYKAVTAAASNILAMNAMPKEITISLGLSARFSVEESEALYKGVHYALDQYGIRLIGGNTSASMSGLVIATTCIGTGDNIVRRSGAKTTDLLCITGNLGAAYMGMQLLEREKRAVGKSGIMPQLEGYNYLLRRQLQPTAPISVVKNLATEGVVPTAMIDITNGLASAMLSLCQSSQCGARIYLERIPIASEVFKLAQELQIDPVVAALNGGDDFELLFTVPLEHHKEILTMAGVDVIGHVVAVDEGAAMVTPDGSEIRLQSPDFVNQM from the coding sequence ATGCAGACACGCACCCAAATAGCAGAACTAGGCAAGGTCAATTTCATAGAAAAACTCACCTCCCCATTCGCCATCGAGGCGGATGATGCCGCAATTTTGGACAACAACAGAGTCATTGCAAGCGATATGCTATTGGAGGGTGTCGATTTCGACCTCCAGTATACCCCGCTGGAACATCTCGGATATAAGGCGGTCACGGCGGCGGCGTCTAATATTCTGGCAATGAATGCAATGCCCAAGGAGATTACAATCAGCCTCGGGCTGTCGGCGCGTTTTTCGGTGGAGGAGAGTGAGGCACTCTACAAGGGGGTGCACTATGCGCTCGACCAATACGGCATTCGCCTGATTGGCGGCAACACCTCCGCTTCGATGAGTGGCTTGGTCATAGCCACAACCTGCATCGGTACGGGTGATAACATTGTGCGCCGTAGTGGGGCAAAGACAACGGATTTGTTGTGTATTACGGGCAACCTAGGGGCGGCGTATATGGGGATGCAACTGCTCGAGAGAGAAAAACGCGCCGTGGGCAAAAGCGGCATTATGCCCCAATTGGAGGGGTATAACTATCTGTTGAGGAGGCAGCTTCAACCGACAGCTCCCATTTCGGTTGTCAAAAATCTTGCGACGGAGGGAGTCGTGCCAACGGCTATGATAGATATTACGAACGGGCTGGCATCGGCTATGCTGAGCCTGTGCCAAAGTTCGCAGTGCGGAGCACGGATATATTTGGAGCGAATACCGATTGCCTCAGAGGTGTTTAAGTTAGCCCAAGAGTTGCAGATAGACCCTGTGGTGGCTGCGCTCAACGGCGGTGATGACTTCGAGTTGCTCTTTACCGTCCCCTTGGAGCACCACAAGGAGATATTGACAATGGCGGGAGTAGATGTCATTGGGCACGTGGTCGCGGTGGACGAGGGGGCAGCAATGGTGACCCCTGATGGAAGCGAGATTCGACTACAATCACCCGACTTTGTCAATCAAATGTGA
- a CDS encoding Ferredoxin domain containing protein → MIINEKTNRSAYLEQVAAAMMTAARTAPKAKGSDQLEIVALTGCDIKELSNKMIELSPILNKKFFLRDADNILQAEAVVLIGTRLHNQGLDCGYCGWATCSEKPVQAPCAFVMNDLGIAIGSAAAKAADMRVDSRVMFSVGVAARAMGILAECHAVMAIPISCTGKSPFFDRVVAK, encoded by the coding sequence ATGATTATCAACGAAAAAACCAATCGCTCAGCCTACTTAGAGCAGGTAGCCGCTGCAATGATGACCGCTGCCCGCACAGCTCCCAAAGCCAAGGGCAGCGACCAATTAGAGATAGTCGCCCTAACCGGCTGTGACATCAAAGAGCTATCCAACAAGATGATAGAGCTTTCGCCCATTCTCAACAAGAAGTTTTTCTTGCGCGATGCCGACAACATTCTCCAAGCCGAAGCCGTTGTGCTAATCGGTACTCGCCTCCACAATCAGGGGCTCGATTGCGGATATTGCGGTTGGGCAACCTGTTCTGAAAAGCCTGTGCAAGCTCCCTGTGCCTTTGTGATGAACGATTTGGGCATAGCCATAGGCTCGGCGGCGGCTAAAGCCGCTGATATGAGAGTAGATAGCCGCGTGATGTTCTCCGTTGGCGTTGCCGCACGCGCAATGGGCATACTTGCCGAGTGCCACGCAGTGATGGCAATCCCCATAAGCTGCACCGGCAAAAGCCCATTCTTCGACCGCGTCGTGGCGAAATAG
- a CDS encoding peptidase S14, ClpP, translating to MNQNENIIKMYHRTAGMVVIDIEGVIGTPETWQFPSEDERVATYERFRTLLGEIRELRANHVRVNIRSRGGSVEDALLIYEALRSLENATIETICHGYVASAATIIAQAGDVRKVTSDTLYLVHQATMSVDGNAGEIEQASRLLSKTDERIAALYASRSGKSSEEFNSLMQMNAGAGEWLTPQEVLAAGLADEVVDISYLTRMGKKIRDWILPRNPRGFYSRSSQEWDVQNAAPAVEMPDAQAKALPTPTLAKEDPAVELLTNTFSANQMAYSQDIEAFRSTVV from the coding sequence ATGAACCAAAACGAAAACATAATAAAGATGTACCACCGCACGGCGGGAATGGTCGTAATTGATATTGAGGGAGTTATCGGCACGCCTGAGACGTGGCAGTTCCCCTCGGAGGATGAAAGAGTGGCAACATATGAGCGGTTTCGCACCCTCTTGGGCGAGATTCGCGAACTCAGAGCGAACCACGTGCGCGTAAACATTCGCTCGCGAGGGGGCAGTGTGGAAGATGCGCTGTTGATATACGAGGCGTTGCGCTCGCTCGAGAATGCCACCATCGAGACCATTTGCCACGGATATGTAGCCTCGGCTGCAACAATCATAGCACAGGCGGGCGATGTTCGCAAGGTTACCAGCGATACGCTATACCTTGTCCATCAGGCTACTATGAGCGTCGATGGTAACGCGGGCGAGATAGAGCAAGCCTCGCGGCTGCTCAGCAAGACAGATGAGCGTATTGCCGCCCTCTATGCCTCACGCTCGGGTAAGAGCAGCGAGGAGTTCAACAGCTTGATGCAGATGAATGCCGGCGCCGGCGAGTGGCTCACACCGCAGGAGGTTCTTGCGGCAGGGTTGGCGGACGAGGTTGTCGATATTTCGTACCTTACGCGTATGGGTAAGAAGATTCGCGACTGGATTCTGCCGCGCAACCCACGTGGCTTCTACTCCCGAAGTTCCCAGGAGTGGGATGTGCAGAATGCAGCACCCGCCGTGGAGATGCCCGACGCACAAGCCAAGGCTTTGCCTACTCCCACTTTGGCAAAAGAAGACCCTGCCGTGGAGTTATTAACAAATACCTTTTCAGCTAATCAGATGGCTTACAGTCAGGATATTGAGGCGTTTCGTTCGACGGTGGTCTGA
- a CDS encoding Phage terminase, large subunit: protein MISVPPQHGKSLGTSTLLPAYMLGLDPNLRICIGSYSFSLARRFGLSVQRVIDSPEYEKIFPQTFLKGMRQTEKGETALRTADEFDIVGAEGGLRLVGRECSLTGNRVDVMILDDLYKDAAEANSPLVREAAWDWYTSVVRTRLHNNSREIVVFTRWHEDDLIGRLAKSEKIIDIVSFSDISRLQPDEWARVNFEAIKESAPTELDSRPRSEPLWKERHSLELLEQKRRLDPSVFEALYQGNPRSKEGFLYSHFQTYESGGYYEKILNYTDVADTGNDRLCSVCYAVDDEGFIRIIDVIYSPEPMEVTELEVAAMLSRNRVATAVIESNNGGRGFARAVQKLAPATLIKCFHQGANKESRILTNASAVMSRILMPEGWQQRWREFADELTCLRRNFRANAHDDAADTLTGIIETEITHAKRKVFLVGF, encoded by the coding sequence ATGATTTCCGTCCCGCCGCAGCACGGCAAAAGCCTCGGAACATCCACACTGCTACCCGCTTATATGCTTGGTTTAGACCCCAATCTGAGAATCTGTATCGGCTCATACTCCTTCTCTCTCGCGCGGCGATTCGGACTATCGGTGCAACGAGTGATAGACAGTCCGGAGTACGAAAAGATTTTTCCGCAAACCTTCCTCAAGGGGATGAGGCAGACGGAGAAGGGTGAAACGGCACTCAGAACGGCAGACGAGTTCGATATCGTGGGGGCGGAGGGTGGTCTTCGACTTGTCGGACGTGAGTGCTCACTCACGGGTAACCGCGTGGATGTGATGATTTTGGACGACCTCTACAAGGATGCTGCCGAGGCAAACTCACCCCTTGTGCGGGAGGCGGCGTGGGATTGGTACACCTCCGTGGTGCGTACAAGGCTACACAACAACTCGCGCGAGATTGTGGTCTTTACCCGCTGGCACGAAGATGATTTGATTGGGCGGCTCGCAAAGTCCGAAAAGATTATTGACATAGTATCATTTAGTGATATTTCGCGATTGCAACCCGACGAATGGGCGCGAGTAAACTTTGAGGCTATCAAGGAGAGTGCCCCCACGGAGCTGGACAGTCGTCCACGCTCAGAACCACTGTGGAAGGAGCGCCACTCATTAGAGCTATTAGAGCAAAAACGCCGCTTAGACCCCTCCGTTTTTGAGGCACTTTACCAAGGAAATCCGCGAAGCAAAGAGGGATTTTTGTATAGCCATTTCCAAACGTATGAGAGTGGTGGTTACTACGAAAAAATACTGAACTACACCGACGTTGCAGACACGGGCAACGACCGCCTATGCTCGGTCTGCTATGCGGTGGACGATGAAGGGTTTATTCGGATTATTGACGTTATCTACTCCCCCGAACCGATGGAGGTTACCGAGCTTGAAGTTGCCGCAATGCTTAGCCGAAACCGCGTTGCCACTGCCGTGATAGAGAGCAACAACGGCGGGCGAGGCTTTGCCAGAGCCGTGCAAAAACTTGCACCCGCCACCCTCATCAAATGCTTTCACCAAGGGGCGAACAAGGAGTCGCGAATCCTAACCAACGCCTCGGCAGTGATGAGCCGAATATTAATGCCCGAAGGTTGGCAGCAGCGGTGGCGTGAGTTTGCCGATGAACTCACCTGCCTGCGCCGCAACTTTCGTGCCAATGCACACGACGATGCCGCCGACACCCTCACCGGAATCATCGAAACCGAAATTACACACGCAAAACGAAAGGTGTTTTTGGTGGGTTTTTAG
- a CDS encoding 2-isopropylmalate synthase, which produces MADRLYIFDTTLRDGEQVPGCQLNTVEKIEVAQALELLGVDVIEAGFPVSSPGDFQSVIEISKAVSMPTICALTRAVEKDIEVAADALRYAKRGRIHTGIGVSAEHIRYKFNSTPEEIIERAIKAVKYAKRFVEDVEFYAEDAGRADNEYLARVVEAVIAAGATVVNIPDTTGYCLPSEYGAKIKYLFENVSGIQNAIIATHCHNDLGMATANSIAGVMNGARQVECTINGIGERAGNTSLEEVVMILKCHKELDIETNINTQRIIKSSRLVSNLMNMPIQPNKAIVGRNAFAHSSGIHQDGVLKNRDSYEIMNPVDVGLDNNAIVLTARSGRAALKNRFEQMGIVLENGDLDSVYEKFLKLADTNKNIQDEDLLKLTGDITDARASRKIKLRYLQVLSGSVVPCSMVRLEIGGVEFTATATGNGPIDASINAIRTIIKDQITIQEFLIQAMTRGSDDLGRVHMQLEFNGTSVHGFAVNTDIITASIEAYIDGVNKALTQKQ; this is translated from the coding sequence ATGGCAGACAGATTATATATTTTCGACACCACGCTGCGCGATGGCGAGCAGGTGCCCGGTTGTCAGTTGAACACCGTAGAAAAAATTGAGGTCGCACAAGCGCTCGAACTGCTTGGCGTGGACGTTATCGAGGCGGGTTTTCCCGTATCTAGTCCAGGTGATTTTCAATCGGTTATAGAAATATCCAAGGCTGTTTCTATGCCCACCATCTGCGCTCTGACGCGGGCAGTGGAAAAGGACATTGAGGTGGCTGCCGACGCTCTGCGCTATGCAAAGCGAGGGCGGATACACACAGGCATCGGCGTTTCGGCGGAGCATATTCGCTATAAATTCAACTCCACTCCAGAGGAGATAATCGAGCGCGCCATCAAGGCGGTCAAGTACGCAAAGCGGTTTGTGGAGGATGTTGAGTTCTATGCCGAAGATGCCGGCAGGGCTGATAATGAGTATCTTGCTCGTGTCGTGGAAGCCGTAATTGCAGCCGGTGCAACGGTGGTTAATATCCCCGACACCACGGGCTACTGCCTACCGTCGGAATATGGGGCAAAGATAAAGTACCTCTTTGAGAATGTCAGCGGCATTCAGAATGCCATCATCGCCACCCACTGCCACAACGACTTGGGTATGGCTACGGCTAATTCCATTGCCGGTGTGATGAATGGCGCACGTCAGGTTGAGTGCACAATAAATGGCATTGGCGAGCGGGCGGGCAACACCTCTTTGGAAGAGGTTGTGATGATACTTAAATGTCATAAAGAGCTTGATATTGAAACCAATATAAACACCCAACGAATCATCAAAAGTTCGCGTTTGGTGAGCAATCTTATGAATATGCCTATTCAGCCCAACAAGGCTATTGTGGGGCGGAACGCTTTTGCCCACTCCTCGGGCATTCATCAGGATGGCGTACTCAAAAATCGTGACAGTTATGAGATTATGAACCCCGTGGATGTGGGATTGGACAACAACGCCATCGTTCTGACAGCCCGTTCGGGGCGTGCAGCACTCAAGAACCGCTTCGAGCAGATGGGCATCGTGCTGGAAAATGGCGACTTGGACTCGGTTTACGAAAAGTTCTTGAAATTAGCCGATACCAACAAAAATATTCAGGACGAGGATTTATTGAAGCTCACGGGGGACATCACCGACGCTCGCGCCTCTCGCAAGATAAAGCTACGTTACTTACAGGTGTTGTCAGGCTCAGTAGTCCCTTGTTCGATGGTACGCTTGGAGATTGGCGGGGTCGAGTTTACGGCTACCGCTACGGGCAATGGTCCCATTGATGCCTCCATTAATGCTATTCGCACGATTATCAAAGACCAGATTACCATCCAAGAGTTCTTGATTCAGGCAATGACTCGTGGTTCGGATGATTTGGGGCGCGTCCATATGCAGTTGGAATTCAACGGCACATCGGTTCACGGCTTTGCCGTGAATACGGACATTATCACCGCCTCGATTGAGGCTTACATTGATGGTGTGAATAAAGCATTGACGCAGAAACAGTAA